From the genome of Uranotaenia lowii strain MFRU-FL chromosome 1, ASM2978415v1, whole genome shotgun sequence, one region includes:
- the LOC129740341 gene encoding mucin-17 isoform X4: protein MNRRQSLDKPGILSPPGPFLTPSPSPSIPASPRLQPSPSQSPFQQHQQLQSQQQDVLLVTNAGHISNTTPDQDRKAGITNRRQSFNQQPQQQQVQLSNSSPNAGTVLYRPSPTQSPAGAATYSITTIPGNEFNTTLVGSNNISLNNKKGRKSSTTTVIHQPQLQQLHQQQSQHIIQSHAGHGHGTTIGIPACSPKAAKKALQQHLQHQQQQQQQHHQQSQQTQAVSFVGSPIASPSPIASPNGSILVTSGSHGGLGGSIIVQGGAGPGPSTGSVSGPPGTGVSATSSAQLRPPTPQPMMQQFPVVGAGGQIVQIFQGSQFITQQPATIQQQQQSAQHQTIQGHAQQLQNRQTIISQSPQHQHFSSPPAAYSVSSSQSQAQQFIQQIITSSPSSSSSSSPVGTAMSIAGGTVVIGGHTYKNSKGPQQILPKPITPSVSPSPGSAQQSPQQQFQSTFTPVSLSNSLSKNIMGQPKTSVVNPTHMQATQATAGGQFVTQTTPQGSQQAHTTPPQPQLVATPQTTPTATSNPTTTPPNTGSIILPTGNLNTQPLLLNQMPVIVQQNTPQGVQLILRPPTPQIAAPSLVIHNTRPQLQQTQPQQVLRILNTNGAMQLAAAPTFIVSSQGNLVQQNIPALKTNQGVPLTQIQGLQGQRQPQQQLAAAINQHLLSQGVAQIQNLQLNGNLTQIQVPNGLNGQLLTSLPAQFQQGVTGGFSIQNQNLNLNQIGNANFAQLAAASGATFTSPPPAAAPATQSSTPSEIVVSAQNIQFTTAQPGGTITVTAPAQHQSSQGQIITNTGMEGQQLQTAQIISTMTTADGNRQQTPIITTTGGQQVIVTDAKGQHHHLSHQQFFNHSSHLQQSVTIDQQHQQQHLPKFEPEKPKKERKSKKKKTTQPPIATAAPIMVTPSIPVNSHAQIVNTTVTSSTPSVVSHPEPMSSPPTSPNFTNTHTSTGKLDLANLMKISGIGIEDDDFMDTDEPPPATQPPPLVQTSDQQSHEFQHHVISNEPPVSKEQIMSPPPAPPSSAPATTDIMITIPANASGSNVDFPYTISIPTTGLDTQDTVQVKTTVASGDLQSTKPTNVLHNSQCQSLPQQQQQTSQEPPPFMITIDPSSDPNSAQPFTISIPRIANQPTSSEDTTKMVSIATVAPTQTIASSAVISTMASVSTPQNTLCVNSLMNNVLNTQVTPTLQSQINEIQNQLMQAAASSTPLPPMVSAAVSSIMGGHQFSAATITTTSINAAPIVTPTLTSPVTSSMVISPSKPMVVTPTKKKSGNSKKNGKKLLDKSLENINATPVPTQIGNIQISQIDGTNMNNNKTTKNTINNQIQITPIIDNKIPVLQQQNFAGTPHLQSTAMINVSHPNVQLQPPPQPITQPVVQQQAALPPQQSHSTQNILQQLSGALSLSLVENGQLILKHDVNSPQDNQSQMILQAILSGALGNVSLVNEPSSKPLTNVAQPVISQPQPIVQSPQPKNVAAVSGQIQSKNIIVTSSQAQSVINTPGHLMVHSQPTATSTSQIIHQTPHLVNQQQQHHQQQHIAPQPVGITQSLKEVRKHESTPVEPSPSVMSQQVAPAAQTQPQPHAQPSSQHTVVINSNAPKFVELPKVGPNQQLFSLNTLTNQITQMSPGQTTAALGPMERLLIVPTGINAQQLAQCLLQGQIHFNNIGQVTQASEPPKQPPPPQTTMSVPQQHHLVQPQPVITSQQQQQMQPQPQQQHMVIQNNQSFKQTPVTMPVTMPNKTIVTPVAPVQNNVKPEKPKRSRPKKSDKQQSMVGKTSLVKVNPVSSGLPPNVILQPGQHAQPILAEDGTKIGTKIVGTVNPNNFVTNSPAAPPIAQVQPQIQQHVGINSKTTMIGNKPGFGNQCNNLIVNNVNNATNGSSILSSSSLSSNSSISSVNVCVQSNNVLSGSSNNNNSISNVGNKKGKIQPQPAIPPLVSVNSGGGTPTTTGSTTTNIGTPSVVPRVQTIQLTPQNQQLLKNVQQQIQVLSAKLQNKNLLATLTIPADFDPTNPVFNKPLPILTNIQAMTDPDITQALQRLFIEQQKILATGKIIPTIPSSHALAVAAANAPPPPPAPISTAPGGAVISSTEQKPPQQAIVSPITVTPTTANAAIFQGGANLQTIPSPIQINSPQVAKQDIMLPTSSASNYVSSIVTSSNSAMSITITNSGHMQQTKPTTKLTGTSATSIIPISSALPPQTSVTITQQSPALTKHQTTKVISQSTQQAHQHHQIVLNNKNITLTSAPNCMPMPSLVPTQPQAPHLQSLSVTKVELSQTSQHSSNTPVPPPLVPTSMPIGTAHHHHSKSFPHPGQSIVIVSGSQAILTNSLPQNIVGNLPIGTKTSVIPASTGGIVVQANPPMHIQLQSPQQQQQQSLNIVPPPLVTMGSSSASTTPTPALVTTNVPSKVPVTLTPAIIPAAATVTPVINSTANTSNIPTVVPGSLSIAVSTGSGVTSNLINTITSSSSSAISSAAPAATVTTTAAPTVTTPTVVTTTIPGSTKPVVVPRSSLFERQISVDQDACTRPDTNTPFASKQDAVKRLIRYHCMYEERCEENETEENAFQEAVQEYPVIYRNMLNKYQYLLMQESMRHVRTTELMMIDRMLIADVKDEILQMQLKINEYLNPSSALGNDIFFVDANQQQQQPSVMDAGLEESKIKKEELPFGDSSSSQDQLTAESATTLTAIKAENIKSECNPKTEELVAYRHQQTSSDQRRPTGLFKEELQDSFDDIESEITPSFIMKKCDVGSSTTAAHIAVQQAQASQPQPAPSLSFFNHIGESQGKSDSANLPKAQSNHHESYDEWMCIQKELNYLADDRARDGGGSSKAMKSPEEEIMEKQLDDLFNPASGEGTKDKENSRDQVDSPLAAFFNAQQSSNVNAPRGVISSAVGVSRVPSDKSVENRLEALFGETPLHTRSSEDNSSQEVVGEKQEENMIETRLEALFQGGESALDNASFLHKSNNFEIMQSQLSQKRHWSQTVAECGWGDGTNPSKRPCLPVGNRTQDDDHRWLLECTQSQGDSNHSGHGREGGHHQIVQGQGINSIGSGMDSGASSQGNPKQHALHHHHHHLQHSVAANDLQHQLNHIHFETGGPASLNFEEDISRQVQNAIDSILNLQSNETEAALHFPLDQSFLADSPQSIQRPPSSNKRKYHHINRIDDISDCLGGTSSDVDDHQMNHMSSEHQLQSQHHQHLQQQHQQQQHHHLGTAGIGSVADGETVSTSTTVPPPMKTIVKS from the exons GTATTCTGTCTCCTCCGGGTCCGTTTCTGACGCCGAGTCCATCGCCATCGATCCCGGCAAGCCCGCGACTGCAGCCATCGCCTTCGCAGTCACCATTtcaacaacatcagcagcttCAATCGCAACAACAAGATGTACTTCTGGTAACAAATGCCGGTCATATCAGCAATACGACACCGGATCAG GATCGGAAGGCCGGAATCACAAATCGGCGGCAGTCATTCAACCAGCAGCCACAGCAACAACAAGTTCAACTCAGCAATAGCAGCCCGAACGCTGGTACGGTGTTGTATCGACCAAGCCCTACGCAATCACCGGCTGGAGCGGCGACCTACAGCATCACAACAATACCTGGCAATGAGTTCAATACCACACTGGTCGGTTCGAACAACATTTCTCTGAACAACAAG AAGGGTCGCAAGTCCTCCACAACAACTGTGATCCATCAACCTCAGCTGCAGCAATTGCACCAGCAGCAGTCGCAGCACATCATCCAGTCACATGCAGGTCATGGACATGGGACCACTATTGGTATCCCCGCTTGTAGCCCGAAAGCGGCGAAAAAAGCATTGCAACAGCATCTccaacatcagcagcagcaacaacaacaacatcatcaGCAATCGCAACAAACCCAAGCGGTGTCCTTCGTGGGAAGTCCCATTGCTAGCCCCAGTCCCATTGCTAGTCCCAACGGATCCATTTTGGTCACGAGTGGTAGCCACGGCGGTTTGGGTGGAAGCATTATCGTACAGGGAGGTGCAGGGCCAGGACCTTCCACCGGGTCCGTATCGGGACCACCTGGTACAGGAGTCTCTGCCACCAGTTCCGCTCAACTGAGGCCCCCAACACCACAACCCATGATGCAGCAG TTTCCCGTTGTCGGTGCCGGTGGTCAAATAGTGCAAATATTTCAAGGATCCCAGTTTATCACCCAGCAGCCGGCAACTattcagcaacagcaacagtctGCCCAGCACCAAACTATCCAGGGACATGCACAGCAACTGCAGAATCGACAAACAATCATATCGCAATCACCTCAGCACCAACATTTCAGCTCGCCACCCGCAGCGTATTCTGTTTCCAGCTCACAATCTCAGGCTCAACAATTTATCcaacaaatcatcacatcgtCGCCATCTTCGAGCTCATCCTCCTCGCCCGTTGGGACAGCGATGTCTATCGCTGGAGGAACAGTTGTCATCGGTGGCCACACCTACAAGAATTCCAAAGGACCTCAGCAGATATTGCCAAAACCGATTACGCCATCGGTATCGCCGTCGCCGGGATCTGCCCAGCAAAGCCCACAGCAGCAGTTTCAATCTACCTTTACACCAGTTTCGCTAAGTAAttctttaagtaaaaacatAATGGGCCAGCCAAAGACATCAGTTGTCAATCCGACTCACATGCAGGCAACTCAAGCTACAGCCGGAGGGCAGTTTGTGACACAGACAACTCCGCAAGGATCTCAACAGGCGCATACAACGCCACCGCAACCGCAGCTTGTTGCTACTCCACAAACAACACCGACTGCGACGTCAAACCCAACAACCACACCACCAAATACGGGTTCAATCATTCTGCCTACAGGCAACCTGAACACGCAACCCCTTCTACTTAACCAAATGCCAGTGATAGTGCAGCAAAACACTCCACAAGGTGTACAGCTAATACTAAGGCCTCCAACACCTCAAATAGCGGCGCCTAGTCTGGTGATACACAACACTCGGCCACAGTTGCAACAAACTCAACCACAGCAAGTTCTTCGGATATTGAACACTAATGGGGCCATGCAGTTGGCAGCTGCACCAACTTTTATCGTGTCATCCCAAGGTAACTTGGTGCAACAAAACATCCCGGCTTTAAAAACCAACCAAGGGGTGCCACTTACGCAAATTCAGGGTTTACAAGGCCAAAGGCAACCGCAACAGCAACTAGCAGCTGCCATCAATCAACATTTGCTAAGTCAAGGCGTAGCACAAATCCAAAATTTGCAACTAAATGGAAATCTCACCCAAATCCAGGTGCCAAATGGATTGAACGGCCAACTGCTTACTTCGTTACCTGCTCAATTTCAGCAAGGCGTTACGGGAGGATTCAGTATACAGAATCAAAATCTCAATTTGAATCAAATCGGCAACGCTAACTTTGCACAGTTGGCCGCTGCTAGTGGAGCCACATTTACATCGCCCCCTCCTGCTGCCGCGCCGGCAACACAATCGTCCACACCCAGTGAGATCGTTGTCAGTGCTCAAAATATCCAATTTACAACAGCGCAACCTGGAGGAACGATTACCGTCACGGCTCCCGCTCAACATCAAAGCTCCCAAGGACAGATAATAACCAACACTGGCATGGAAGGACAGCAACTGCAAACTGCTCAAATAATTTCTACTATGACGACGGCTGATGGAAATCGCCAACAAACGCCAATTATCACAACAACCGGGGGGCAACAAGTGATAGTGACCGATGCCAAAGGACAACATCATCACTTATCGCATCAACAATTTTTCAACCATAGTAGTCACCTACAACAATCAGTGACCATTgatcagcagcaccagcaacagCATTTGCCAAAGTTTGAACCTGAAAAGCCTAAGAAAGAGCGAAAAAGcaaaaagaagaaaacaacTCAACCACCCATAGCAACGGCGGCACCGATTATGGTGACGCCTAGCATCCCAGTGAATAGTCATGCTCAAATAGTGAACACAACTGTGACTTCTTCGACACCAAGTGTGGTGTCCCATCCAGAGCCTATGTCATCTCCACCAACATCCCCAAACTTCACAAATACTCATACCTCGACTGGAAAACTAGATCTGGcgaatcttatgaaaatttcaggaatcgGTATAGAAGATGACGACTTTATGGATACTGATGAACCTCCTCCTGCCACGCAACCGCCGCCTTTGGTGCAAACATCTGATCAACAATCACACGAATTCCAACATCATGTGATATCGAACGAGCCACCGGTTTCAAAAGAACAAATAATGTCTCCGCCACCTGCACCACCATCATCTGCCCCTGCAACGACCGACATAATGATTACCATACCGGCCAATGCTTCTGGATCGAATGTAGATTTCCCGTACACTATTTCAATCCCAACAACTGGACTGGATACTCAAGATACTGTGCAGGTTAAAACCACTGTCGCTAGCGGCGACTTACAATCGACTAAACCTACTAATGTACTGCACAATTCACAATGTCAGTCGTTgcctcaacagcagcagcagacaTCACAAGAGCCTCCACCGTTCATGATTACCATTGATCCTTCGAGTGACCCTAACTCGGCCCAACCTTTCACGATCTCAATACCTCGGATTGCCAACCAGCCAACCAGCAGTGAAGACACTACGAAAATGGTCAGTATAGCAACAGTGGCACCAACGCAAACCATCGCCTCTTCAGCCGTGATATCGACTATGGCTTCGGTTAGCACACCTCAAAACACCCTGTGTGTTAACAGCCTTATGAACAACGTTCTCAACACACAAGTAACGCCAACCCTCCAAAGTCAAATTAACGAAATCCAAAATCAACTGATGCAGGCCGCTGCTTCCTCAACTCCGCTTCCACCCATGGTATCAGCTGCCGTTTCGAGCATAATGGGAGGACATCAGTTTTCGGCTGCAACTATCACTACGACCAGCATCAATGCAGCTCCAATAGTCACGCCCACTTTGACATCTCCTGTGACAAGTTCTATGGTGATTTCGCCTAGTAAACCAATGGTGGTGACTCCGACTAAGAAAAAATCAGGTAACAGCaagaaaaatggtaaaaagcTGCTGGATAAGTCGCTGGAAAATATAAACGCAACTCCAGTACCAACTCAAATCGGTAACATTCAAATATCGCAGATTGATGGTACAAATATGAATAACAACAAGACAACCAAAAATACAATCAACAATCAGATTCAAATAACCCCGATCATAGATAATAAAATTCCAGTTCTACAACAGCAGAATTTCGCAGGAACGCCACATCTACAATCGACGGCAATGATCAACGTTTCGCATCCAAACGTCCAATTACAGCCGCCTCCACAGCCCATTACGCAACCTGTTGTTCAACAACAAGCGGCGCTACCTCCGCAACAGTCTCATTCGACACAAAACATACTGCAGCAGTTAAGCGGCGCCCTGAGCCTGTCTCTTGTGGAAAATGGTCAACTCATTTTAAAGCATGATGTCAACAGTCCCCAAGACAACCAGTCACAAATGATCTTGCAAGCAATTCTATCTGGTGCTTTAGGTAACGTAAGTCTAGTAAATGAACCTTCGTCAAAGCCCTTAACGAATGTTGCCCAACCGGTAATAAGCCAGCCGCAACCAATAGTTCAATCACCTCAACCGAAAAACGTGGCAGCTGTGAGTGGACAAAtacaatcgaaaaatataattgtGACCAGTTCACAGGCACAATCTGTCATTAACACGCCAGGGCATCTCATGGTACACTCACAACCAACAGCAACGAGTACAAGCCAAATAATACACCAGACACCACACTTGGtcaaccaacaacaacaacatcatcagcagcagcacatTGCTCCACAACCGGTTGGTATCACTCAGAGTCTAAAAGAGGTTCGTAAGCATGAGTCAACTCCTGTGGAACCATCTCCATCGGTGATGTCACAGCAGGTTGCTCCAGCTGCTCAGACGCAACCACAGCCGCATGCACAGCCATCCTCACAACACACCGTTGTAATAAACTCGAATGCCCCGAAGTTTGTGGAGCTTCCAAAAGTGGGACCCAACCAACAGCTCTTTTCCTTAAACACTCTTACGAACCAAATCACACAAATGAGCCCAGGTCAAACGACGGCTGCCCTGGGTCCAATGGAGCGACTTCTAATTGTACCTACCGGAATCAATGCACAACAGCTGGCGCAATGTTTGCTCCAAGGACAAATCCATTTCAACAATATTGGTCAAGTTACGCAAGCTAGTGAACCACCAAAACAGCCACCGCCACCTCAAACGACCATGTCCGTCCCACAACAACACCACCTGGTTCAACCACAGCCTGTGATCACAAGTCAGCAACAACAGCAAATGCAACCACAGCCACAACAACAACATATGGTAATACAGAATAACCAAAGCTTCAAACAGACTCCAGTTACAATGCCTGTTACGATGCCCAATAAAACCATAGTTACGCCAGTGGCTCCTGTTCAGAACAACGTAAAGCCCGAAAAACCTAAAAGAAGTCGTCCCAAAAAATCCGACAAACAACAATCGATGGTCGGCAAGACCAGCCTTGTCAAAGTCAATCCGGTTAGCAGTGGTCTTCCTCCGAATGTGATTCTGCAACCAGGACAGCATGCGCAGCCAATACTAGCTGAAGATGGTACCAAGATTGGCACTAAAATCGTCGGTACGGTTAACCCCAACAACTTTGTAACGAATTCACCGGCTGCACCTCCGATCGCACAGGTTCAACCGCAAATTCAGCAACATGTTGGCATCAACAGTAAAACCACCATGATCGGTAACAAACCGGGATTTGGAAACCAGTGCAATAATTTAATTGTGAATAACGTCAATAATGCGACCAACGGATCATCCATTTTAAGCAGCAGTAGTCTTAGCAGCAACAGCAGTATAAGTAGTGTAAATGTGTGTGTTCAATCGAATAACGTTCTAAGTGGTAgcagtaataataataatagtataAGTAATGTCGGTAATAAGAAAGGCAAGATTCAACCACAGCCTGCAATACCACCTTTAGTGAGTGTAAATTCTGGCGGAGGAACTCCAACGACGACTGGCTCAACAACGACTAATATCGGAACGCCAAGCGTTGTTCCAAGGGTTCAAACGATACAATTGACGCCCCAAAATCAACAATTACTGAAGAACGTCCAACAGCAGATCCAAGTTTTATCGGCGAaactacaaaacaaaaatttgctaGCGACGTTAACCATTCCGGCTGATTTCGATCCGACTAATCCTGTTTTCAACAAACCACTGCCTATTTTGACAAACATTCAAGCTATGACGGATCCAGATATTACACAAGCACTTCAACGACTCTTcattgaacagcaaaaaattttGGCCACAGGGAAAATCATCCCTACGATTCCGTCAAGTCATGCGTTAGCGGTTGCAGCTGCCAATGCTCCACCTCCACCACCAGCACCGATATCAACTGCCCCGGGAGGTGCCGTGATCAGCAGCACAGAACAAAAACCACCCCAACAGGCAATTGTTTCACCAATCACTGTTACCCCGACGACGGCGAATGCTGCTATCTTCCAAGGCGGTGCTAATTTACAAACTATTCCTTCGCCTATACAAATCAACTCCCCACAAGTGGCTAAACAGGATATAATGCTTCCTACATCTTCCGCTTCGAACTATGTCAGTTCGATTGTAACTAGTAGCAATTCAGCCATGTCCATAACAATTACCAACAGCGGACATATGCAGCAAACCAAACCGACAACAAAGCTAACCGGTACATCGGCAACATCGATCATTCCGATTAGCTCGGCACTTCCGCCTCAGACAAGTGTCACCATTACGCAACAATCACCGGCGTTGACAAAGCATCAAACTACCAAAGTAATTTCTCAGTCGACTCAACAAGCCCATCAGCATCATCAGATAGTtctcaacaacaaaaatattaccCTGACAAGTGCACCTAACTGCATGCCGATGCCCTCGTTGGTTCCCACTCAACCTCAAGCTCCTCATCTCCAATCTCTTAGTGTGACAAAAGTCGAGCTTTCGCAAACTTCACAACATTCTTCCAACACTCCAGTGCCCCCGCCACTGGTGCCAACCTCAATGCCTATTGGAACAGCACATCATCACCATAGCAAAAGTTTTCCTCACCCTGGCCAATCTATTGTCATCGTGAGCGGGTCTCAGGCTATTTTAACCAACAGTCTCCCGCAAAACATCGTCGGGAATCTACCCATAGGGACCAAAACGTCTGTCATCCCTGCATCAACGGGCGGTATAGTTGTCCAAGCGAATCCTCCAATGCACATCCAGTTGCAGTCTccgcaacagcaacaacaacagtcaTTGAACATTGTTCCGCCTCCTTTGGTCACTATGGGAAGTAGCAGCGCTTCGACTACTCCAACGCCCGCCCTCGTTACGACAAACGTTCCGTCGAAAGTGCCTGTGACACTGACACCGGCTATTATTCCTGCGGCTGCCACGGTAACACCGGTCATTAACAGCACCGCCAATACAAGCAACATTCCAACAGTGGTTCCAGGAAGTTTATCGATTGCAGTTTCTACAGGTTCCGGTGTTACTAGCAACTTAATCAACACGATCACCAGCAGTAGCAGCTCTGCTATAAGTAGTGCGGCACCGGCAGCCACAGTGACAACGACCGCAGCTCCCACCGTAACGACGCCTACCGTGGTCACGACCACCATCCCCGGCAGTACGAAACCGGTCGTTGTACCACGATCAAGTTT ATTCGAACGACAGATTTCCGTCGATCAGGATGCATGCACCAGACCGGACACGAACACTCCATTTGCAAGCAAACAGGATGCGGTAAAGCGATTGATTCGATACCACTGTATGTACGAGGAACGTTGCGAGGAGAATGAAACCGAAGAAAACGCCTTCCAAGAAGCCGTCCAGGAGTATCCGGTCATCTATCGGAACATGTTGAACAAGTATCAGTACCTGCTCATGCAGGAGTCTATG CGCCACGTCCGTACGACAGAACTAATGATGATCGATCGCATGTTGATAGCGGATGTCAAGGACGAAATTCTCCAAATGCAGCTTAAAATAAACGAATACCTTAATCCATCGTCAGCCCTCGGTAACGATATTTTCTTCGTCGATGCtaaccaacagcagcagcagccatctGTAATGGATGCAGGGTTGGaagaaagcaaaataaaaaaggaagaaCTTCCTTTTGGTGACTCTAGCTCCTCTCAGGATCAACTGACAGCTGAATCAGCAACTACGCTAACGGCGATCAAAGCAGAGAATATAAAGTCAGAGTGCAATCCAAAGACTGAAGAGCTTGTAGCTTACAGGCATCAACAGACGTCATCTGATCAGCGTCGTCCAACGGGATTGTTCAAGGAAGAATTGCAAGATAGCTTCGACGACATCGAGAGCGAAATTACtcctagtttcatcatgaagaAATGTGACGTTGGATCTTCGACGACTGCCGCCCACATTGCAGTACAACAAGCCCAAGCATCACAACCTCAACCGGCTCCTTCGTTAAGTTTTTTCAATCACATTGGAGAATCTCAGGGTAAAAGTGATTCAGCTAATCTTCCGAAAGCTCAATCCAATCATCATGAGTCCTATGATGAATGGATGTGTATACAGAAGGAACTGAATTACTTGGCTGATGATCGAGCTCGAGATGGCGGCGGCAGTTCTAAAGCCATGAAATCCCCGGAAGAGGAAATTATGGAAAAGCAATTGGATGATTTGTTCAATCCAGCCAGTGGAGAGGGTACAAAAGATAAAGAAAACAGCCGAGATCAGGTGGATTCGCCGTTGGCTGCTTTCTTCAACGCACAACAATCATCAAACGTCAACGCACCTCGTGGCGTCATTTCTTCTGCGGTAGGTGTCTCAAGGGTGCCTTCAGATAAATCGGTAGAAAACCGGCTAGAAGCTTTGTTTGGCGAGACTCCGCTGCACACCCGTAGCTCCGAAGATAATTCTTCTCAAGAAGTAGTTGGAGAGAAACAAGAGGAGAATATGATTGAAACTCGCTTGGAAGCTCTTTTTCAGGGTGGAGAAAGTGCTCTTGATAACGCAAGTTTTCTTCACAAAAGTAACAATTTTGAGATAATGCAAAGTCAGCTAAGCCAAAAGCGTCACTGGAGTCAAACGGTGGCCGAATGTGGCTGGGGTGATGGTACGAATCCTTCCAAACGACCTTGTCTACCCGTAGGGAATCGAACTCAGGACGATGACCATCGGTGGTTGTTGGAGTGTACCCAGAGTCAAGGTGACTCTAATCACTCTGGCCATGGCAGAGAGGGTGGTCATCATCAAATCGTACAAGGACAGGGTATCAACTCCATCGGCTCAG GAATGGATAGTGGTGCCAGCTCTCAGGGAAATCCTAAGCAGCACGCTCTTCATCACCACCACCACCATCTACAACACTCTGTAGCGGCCAACGATCTTCAGCATCAGTTGAACCATATTCACTTCGAGACGGGTGGCCCGGCTAGTTTGAATTTCGAAGAAGACATTAGTCGTCAGGTGCAGAACGCAATCGATTCTATTTTGAACCTGCAAAGTAATGAAACTGAAGCCGCCCTTCACTTTCCACTGGATCAATCGTTCCTGGCAGACAGCCCCCAGTCGATCCAAAGACCTCCGTCCTCAAACAAACGCAAGTACCATCACATCAACCGTATTGACGACATCAGCGACTGTCTGGGTGGAACGTCATCAGATGTCGATGATCACCAGATGAATCACATGTCTTCTGAGCACCAACTACAGTCACAACATCACCAACACCTCCAACAGCAacatcaacagcagcaacatCATCACCTCGGAACGGCTGGTATCGGATCCGTGGCCGATGGTGAAACGGTGTCAACATCAACGACCGTACCCCCTCCGATGAAAACGATTGTAAAATCCTGA